The genomic interval CAAGCTGGTATTGGCGATACTGTGCTGCCATGGCGGGATGTTTTGCATGAAGGCCCGGTTCCCGATGCTGATGACCTGATTTTCGCAACCCTGCGCGCGCAGACACTTGCCGATGGTCATGTCGTAACCCGCGAAAAAGTACAGGAGGATTTCAAGGCGCGCCTTGAGCTATTACGCAATCATCAGAAATATGAGAAGATCGAACTCTGGTTCGAGCATGATCTCTATGACCAGCTTCAGATCTTGCAGATCCTCGACATGTTGAGCCGTTTTGGCCGGATAAACAATGTCACGATCGTTCAGTCTCCTGCTTATCTGGGCATGCAAACCGCCGACAGGATTGGAAGGCTGCAAGAATTGTCCCTTCCAGTGCTTGATCGCATGTTTGCCTTCGCTTCACGCACTTGGAAAGCCTATGTATCTGACGGGCCGGAAGCCATTGACAAAATCAGGCGCGATGCGATTCCCGGTTTTCCTTTCATGGGGCAGGCCTTGCTGCGCCTGTTGCAGGAATTGCCGGGACCGGACGGCCTTTCGCGTACCGAGCGGCAGATCCTTTATCGCCTCAATCGCGGTGTCAATCGACCCGGCATGTTGTTTGCGCAAGTGCTCAATATGGAAGAAGCGGCCTTTCTGGGAGACTGGAGTTTCTTCCGGATTCTCTCAGCCTTGCAATTCTGCGCACGCCCGACCCTGACCGGCCTGCCACAGGAGTTCCAGCCGCGCATTTTTGAAGATGGCGCCCAGCGCAAGGAATTCATCACCGCTCAACTGCACATTACAGAATTTGGCAAAAGCCTGCTTGATGGCAAGGCCGACTTCATTTCTGAAAATGCACTGCATCGCTGGTGGGGTGGCACGGAACTCACAACCGCCGACCATTGGCGCTGGCAGGATGAAGGAGAGATCCTCAGTCACCACCGCGCCTCTTAAAGCCCCTTTGACTTCAGGCCACAGATAAGAAAAAAGGTGCCAGGACCTGCTCCCGACACCTTTTCTCACCACCGTTTATTCTGAAAAGTCAGCCTCTGGTCACGAAGACCAGGGTGACAAGGGATGCAAAGGTCAGGAAAAGCGCAGGCATAATAATCGCGGCATATCCCCATGAAGCGATCGCAAAGCCCCAGGCAACAAGTAGCACAATGATACCCAACAGCAGGATTGTGCTCAGCTTGGTATCTGACATTTTTACTTCGCTCATAAATCGCCTCCAAAACATTGCCAAGACGCGTTCGCCACGCTCTTTCTAACTCACTGTTTGTCTCTTGCAGTGCGTATATATGAACTAATACGTATTAGTCCAGATCCGTATATTGCATGAGGCAATTTGACGCAGATCAAATCACAGGACGAGACAATCTCTTGCTTTTGCGAGCTCTTGCCCCTGCCCTTAAACACAAAAAGCCGGAGCACATGCTCCGGCCTTGTACATTCTGATGACGATAGTGCCAGAAGTGAAAAGGCGATCAGGCCTTTGCAATTGCATCAAATTTTTGTAGCTGCGCCAATAGCTTCTCCAGTTCCTTGATCGGAACCATGTTGGGGCCATCGCTCGGTGCGCTGTCTGGATCTTCATGTGTTTCGATAAAGAGGCCAGCAACGCCCACCGCAACCGCTGCTCTTGCAAGAACCGGCACAAATTCACGTTGACCACCAGATGTCTCGCCCTGCCCGCCCGGCTGCTGCACCGAGTGGGTCGCATCGAAAATCACCGGAGCACCAGTCTGAGCCATGATAGGCAGACCACGCATGTCGGTAACCAGAGTGTTATAGCCAAAGGACGTGCCACGATCGGTCAGCATGACGTTGGCATTGCCACTATCCACGATCTTTGCTGCAACATTGCGCATGTCCCAAGGTGCCAAAAACTGCCCCTTCTTGACATTGATTACGGCACCGGTTTTGGCTGCCGCCACCAAAAGATCCGTCTGGCGGCAAAGAAACGCTGGAATCTGAAGTATATCCGCCACTTCAGCCACGGCCGCGCATTGCTCCGTCTCGTGAATATCCGTCACGATTGGCAGGCCATATTTTTCCTTGATCTCGGCAAAGATCGGCAGAGCCTTCTCAAGCCCGATCCCTCTTTGGGATTTGAGGCTCGTACGGTTGGCTTTATCGAAAGACGATTTGTAGACAATACCAATATTGAGATTGTCAGAAATCTCCTTTAGCGCAGCAGCCATTTCCAGCGCGTGATCGCGGCTTTCCATCTGGCAGGGCCCCGCCATAACAGCCAGTGGCAGATGGTTGCCAAATTGCACGGCACCAGCAGACACAACACTATTGGGTATAGTCATCGATTTATCTCACTCTCATTAAGGGCGATCAGTCAGACGCTTCGCATAGCACAAGTCCAACGCCATTCGTTGCTTCTGCTTGCAGAATATACTGACCATTATGGATAGAATAGGGAATTTGCGCTTCATCGAGCACAGCTTTGGCCCGTGGCATGTCGACAGCAATCTTCAATCCAAGAATACCGCCTTCCTCTGGCATGTCATGCGGCACGTCAAGATCGTAAAAGGCCTTGCATGCCGATGGCGTTAGCACCTGCAAGTCGCCGCCATCCATATCCATCACGACCCCGGCGCTGGACGAACGCATAACACGCTGACCGGAAAAGCCCCCCAGAAATTCATGATGATCGGAAGGATTATGTGCAACGAACAGAACGGAGGCAAGAGAACCCGCACCATTGCGATGGGTCTGGAATTCTTCTTTCCAAAACAGCTCGGGCGGGTGTTTATGCTGACAGACAAAAAAGCCGGTTTCCTTCATCAGCGGATTCTCGACGAAGCCGAGAGCAAACCCAACTTCTGCTGCGCTACCGTCCGGCAATGTGGCCTTACGGCCAAAGTCAAACGGAGGAAAGGTGCGCAACCCTAGCGCCTTGAAAGCGTCCAGATCCGCAGCCCTGTCATGGGAGCGCAACACGAGCATGGAGGCCCCTTGCCGCTTTTCCAAAAAGGCCAGATTGAAACGCGGAAAGGAAAAATCACCGTCCGCTTGCAGCGGCATCTTTTTCTCGTCTTCCACGGCAAGAAGCTCAAGAAAGACCCCGTCCAGTTGAACGAGCGCATTCTTTGTTCCAAAGGGGTGATGAGCCGTCGGGGTAACAGTAAAGCCAAGCGCTGTATAGAGCGCGCGTGCTGCTTCAAGATCCTTGACCGCCACTACGATATGATCCACGCCGCGCAGCATGGCCAGTCCTCCCGGAATTATATTCTGAATTCTGACGGAACAGGAACGAGGCGCAATCGTCTTCGATCACGCCTCGCAATTCTGATTATACCAGTCGGCTCTGCTCAACGGCCGCTTCAATAAAGGACTTGAACAGCGGGTGCGGAGCAAACGGACGGGATTTCAGCTCTGGATGATACTGAACCGCGATGAACCATGGATGATCTGCGATCTCCACCGTTTCGGGCAACACCCCATCAGGAGAAAGGCCGGCAAAATTGAGCCCGCAGGCTTCCAGCTTTTCTTTATAATCGATGTTGACTTCGTAACGGTGACGATGCCGTTCATGAATGATCCGATCACCATAGATCTCGGCAATCTTGGAGCCTTCTGCCAAATGCGCCTCGTAGGAACCAAGACGCATGGTACCGCCCAGATCGCCGTCCTGTGAACGGACTTCCTTGGCGTTACCCTTGCTCCATTCGGTCATCAGACCAACGACATGATGACCTTCCGGCGTGAACTCCGAAGAGGTAGCATCCTCGATGCCTGCCAGATTGCGTGCCGCTTCGATAACAGCCATCTGCATGCCAAAACAAATACCGAAATACGGGATCTTGTTTTCGCGAGCATATTTTGCAGCCGCAATTTTGCCCTCGGACCCACGTTCGCCAAAGCCGCCGGGCACCAGGATGCCATGCACGCCTTCCAGCCGCGAGGTTGGGTCGCTGCCTTCTTCGAAGATGTCGGATTCGATCCAGTCGATTTTCACCTTGACCTTGTTGGCAATGCCGCCATGGGTCAGAGCTTCCATCAGGGACTTATAGGCATCCAGAAGTGAGGTATATTTGCCCACGACCGCAATCGTGACTTCGCCTTCGGGGTTGTGAACCCGATCAAGGATATTCTTCCAGACTTCGAAATTCGGTTTTGGTGCACCATCGATGCCGAAGGCTGCCAGAACTTCGCGATCCAGCCCCTGTTCATGATAGGACAGTGGCACTTCATAGATATTCTTGACGTCAAGGGCTTGAATAACAGCCTCAGGCCGCACGTTACAGAAGAGCGACAGTTTGCGACGCTCTGATTCTGGAACCGGACGGTCACAGCGCACCATCAGAATGTTGGGCTGAATACCGATAGACCGCAGTTCCTTGACCGAATGCTGGGTTGGCTTGGTCTTAAGCTCACCAGCGCTAGGAATATAGGGAAGAAGGGTCAGATGGATGTATATGGCCTGCCCGCGAGGCAATTCGTTGCCCAACTGACGAATACCCTCGAAGAAAGGCGTTGCCTCGATGTCACCCACCGTGCCGCCGATTTCGCACAAGACGAAATCATAATCTTCGTTTCCATCCAGAATGAAAGCCTTGATCTCATCGGTCACATGCGGAATGACCTGCACGGTCCCGCCAAGGTAATCGCCGCGGCGTTCCTTTGTGATGATATTCTGATAGATCTGACCGGTCGTAATGTTGTCCTTCTTGTTGGAAGGACGGCCGGTAAACCGTTCATAATGCCCCAGATCCAGGTCCGTTTCCGCACCATCATCGGTAACGAAGCATTCCCCATGCTGGTAGGGAGACATCGTGCCGGGATCGACATTGAGATAAGGATCGAGTTTGCGTAGTCTAACTGAATAGCCACGCGCTTGTAGAGCCGCCCCAAGAGCCGCAGACGCAAGCCCTTTGCCGAGCGAGGACACCACACCGCCAGTTATGAAAATATATCGCGCCATGGAACTTTAAGTTACTTCCCTTTGTACCGATTCGCCAAGCAAATCGTCTCGGTTCCAACAACTAAAGCGCCGCTCACCGTTAAGCAAAGGTGAGCATCGCTCATCCATTTTTCAGAACAGCCCTGTCCATTATAAGTTGAACTTTTCCTTGAGCCATTCTTTTGGTTTAGGTTCCGCCCCTAATATTTCATGATTGGCGCATTGACGCCACACATAAAAGAAACCGGCCCTCGCATAATCGGCAAGGGCCGGTTGGAACTGATCTCTCGTGTCGACGCATCGACAATCGCATTTCGCACTTACTGCGAGGTCGGCACCTGAGGCCCACTTGGCTGACTGCCCGTGGTGCTTTCCTGAATCTTGTTCAGTTCATCAAGGACACCGCCCTTAGGTGTGCCATCTGCATCGGTAGCCGGTTCGGCTTGGTTCTGCTCGACGACAGGCACCTGATCGAGAACGTCAGATGGCTTGCTTTTCATCCCCGCCAGAATGGTGAGCCCCAAAGAGGTCAGAAAGAACCCGGTTGCCAGAATCGCTGTGGTTCTGGTCAGAAGGTTCGCTGCGCTGCGACCGGACATAAAACCGCCGCCGCCACCGCCGCCAATTCCGAGTGCGCCACCCTCAGAGCGCTGCAACAGCACCACAACAACAAGCGCGCCAACTAGCAGCAGGTGAATGACAATTAATACTGATTCCATCGTCTGGGCCGTCTCTAAAACAGTCAATCGGGCCAGCAGCAAGTGCGGCCCGACGCATAAGGTTCACATAATCTGGGTGGTCTTCTACAACAAGACTTGCCGCAATTCCAGTGCCAACGACATTTTTTCCTTGGCTCTTGCCTTCATTTGGGCACAAGAGGCGCAAGAAACAAGCCCCGAGATGCAACGCTGTGGTCACATCGGGGCTTTTTATAGCACTAGCTTCAAGCTTCAAGGCTTATTTGTAGGCTGCCAGAATGCCAAGGAAGTCAGCGGCCTTCAGGCTGGCACCACCAACCAGAGCACCGTCCACATTGGCCACAGCCATCAACTCGTCGGCATTGGCAGCCTTGACGGAACCACCATAAAGCAGACGCATGTTGGCACCTTCGGCACCAAAGGCTTTGACCAGTTCGTCACGCATGAATTTGTGCACTTCAGCGACATCTGCCGCGGTTGGCGTCAGGCCGGTACCGATTGCCCATACAGGTTCATAGGCAATAACGGTGTTGGCAGCCGTTGCACCTTCAGGAATGGAGCCTTCCAACTGGAAACCGACAACATTGAGGGTTTCGCCAGATTTGCGCTCTGCTTCGGTTTCACCAACGCAAATGATGGCAACCAGACCCTGATCCCAAACGGCTTTGGCCTTGGCATTGACGATTTCGTTGGATTCAGCATGGTCGGCGCGGCGTTCGGAATGGCCAACGATAATGGCAGAAGCACCAGCATCCTTGAGCATTTCGGCAGAGGTATCACCGGTGTGAGCGCCAGATACGTTGAAATGGCAATCCTGTGCCCCGATGGCTACAGCGCTGTCAGCGGCTTTTTCGGCAAAAGAAGCAACAAGCGTGAATGGAGGACAGATCATCGTATCTGCCTTTGCAGCCAGATCGGCATCATAGCCTTCGATCAGCGCGTCCAGTTCCGCAGCGGAGGCTTTCAGCCCGTTCATCTTCCAGTTACCGGCTACAAGAGGTTTGATGCTCATTAATCTGCTCCTTCCAATATTTCAGATATCGGCAATAGAATGGGTTCCGTTGAATAAGTCAATGTTAGACGACGTCATCGCCCCACCATGACCATGCATTCAACTTTAGCACTACAGGTTCTACCCCGCCCGGAGACAAAATGCACGGCACACAACCCAAGAGTTGATCAGTTACCCCCTATTTTCCAGCCAATTGAAAAGCCAATGGCGCCTGAAGGCAATCTTTTTGCGAACAAATACCCTCCCATCCCCATTTCTGCCTCCTTTTCTAGACTGATTGGGTTGCGGCGATGGATCGAGCTTTCTATGATCCGGCAAACATTTTGAAAAGGCAGAACAGAATGCAGACGGCGTTGTAACGGCGCACCCCGAACATTCGTTCTGTATGAAAGAAGGACACACCATCCCATGATGGAATTTATGCGTTCGATGGCTTCAGGAATTGTCGCGAAGCTCCTGATGCTTCTTTTGGTTTTGAGTTTTGCAGTCTGGGGCATCGCCGATGTGTTCGGCCGCTTCGGACAAAGCACCGTTGCCACGGTCGGCGATACCGAGATTGACGCCCGCGACTATCAGAGCGAATTGCTGCTCGAGGTCAACAGCCTGTCGAGTCGCCTCGGACAGCGCCTGACAGCAGCCCAGACGCAAGCATTCGGGCTGCCCAACCAGGTTCTCGGACGCATGATCAATGAAGCAACCCTGAATGATCTGGCCAGCAACTTCAACATGGGGCTTTCCTCTGAAGAGCTGGCAAAGGGCATCGCCGAGGAACCTGCGTTCCAGACTGCCGGCAAGTTCAACCGCAATCAGATGGCTCTGGTGTTGCGCAATGCTGGCACCACGGAAGACCGGTATGTGACGAACCGTGAAAAACTGGAAGTCCGCCGCCAGCTGGCACAGGGCCTCACCGGCAATTCCACCCTGCCCGAAGCAACCCTGAAGGTCTTCAACGATTTCAGCTTTGAAAAACGCGACGTGGATTATATCGCGCTCAAGGAAGCCGATCTGGACGTGGTTGAAGAGCCAAGCGAAGACGTGCTCAACAGCTATTATGAGCAAAACAAGATTGCCTTTCGTGCTCCGGAATATCGCTCCTTTGTGGTGCTGAAGCTGGAACCGGGAGACATCATGGATCCTTCTTCGGTTTCTGATGAAGATGCCCAGACCTATTATGAAAGCGTCTCCAATCGCTTTCAGCTGCCCGAAAAACGCCAGATGCAGCAGATTCTCTTCGGCTCCAAAGAAGATGCAGAAGCAGCCCTTGCAAAGATCAAAGGTGGCGCAACCTTCGAAGACATCATGGCA from uncultured Cohaesibacter sp. carries:
- a CDS encoding DUF1835 domain-containing protein; this translates as MTLLIITNGDQAADLLTQAGIGDTVLPWRDVLHEGPVPDADDLIFATLRAQTLADGHVVTREKVQEDFKARLELLRNHQKYEKIELWFEHDLYDQLQILQILDMLSRFGRINNVTIVQSPAYLGMQTADRIGRLQELSLPVLDRMFAFASRTWKAYVSDGPEAIDKIRRDAIPGFPFMGQALLRLLQELPGPDGLSRTERQILYRLNRGVNRPGMLFAQVLNMEEAAFLGDWSFFRILSALQFCARPTLTGLPQEFQPRIFEDGAQRKEFITAQLHITEFGKSLLDGKADFISENALHRWWGGTELTTADHWRWQDEGEILSHHRAS
- the kdsA gene encoding 3-deoxy-8-phosphooctulonate synthase; this translates as MTIPNSVVSAGAVQFGNHLPLAVMAGPCQMESRDHALEMAAALKEISDNLNIGIVYKSSFDKANRTSLKSQRGIGLEKALPIFAEIKEKYGLPIVTDIHETEQCAAVAEVADILQIPAFLCRQTDLLVAAAKTGAVINVKKGQFLAPWDMRNVAAKIVDSGNANVMLTDRGTSFGYNTLVTDMRGLPIMAQTGAPVIFDATHSVQQPGGQGETSGGQREFVPVLARAAVAVGVAGLFIETHEDPDSAPSDGPNMVPIKELEKLLAQLQKFDAIAKA
- a CDS encoding VOC family protein; amino-acid sequence: MLRGVDHIVVAVKDLEAARALYTALGFTVTPTAHHPFGTKNALVQLDGVFLELLAVEDEKKMPLQADGDFSFPRFNLAFLEKRQGASMLVLRSHDRAADLDAFKALGLRTFPPFDFGRKATLPDGSAAEVGFALGFVENPLMKETGFFVCQHKHPPELFWKEEFQTHRNGAGSLASVLFVAHNPSDHHEFLGGFSGQRVMRSSSAGVVMDMDGGDLQVLTPSACKAFYDLDVPHDMPEEGGILGLKIAVDMPRAKAVLDEAQIPYSIHNGQYILQAEATNGVGLVLCEASD
- a CDS encoding CTP synthase codes for the protein MARYIFITGGVVSSLGKGLASAALGAALQARGYSVRLRKLDPYLNVDPGTMSPYQHGECFVTDDGAETDLDLGHYERFTGRPSNKKDNITTGQIYQNIITKERRGDYLGGTVQVIPHVTDEIKAFILDGNEDYDFVLCEIGGTVGDIEATPFFEGIRQLGNELPRGQAIYIHLTLLPYIPSAGELKTKPTQHSVKELRSIGIQPNILMVRCDRPVPESERRKLSLFCNVRPEAVIQALDVKNIYEVPLSYHEQGLDREVLAAFGIDGAPKPNFEVWKNILDRVHNPEGEVTIAVVGKYTSLLDAYKSLMEALTHGGIANKVKVKIDWIESDIFEEGSDPTSRLEGVHGILVPGGFGERGSEGKIAAAKYARENKIPYFGICFGMQMAVIEAARNLAGIEDATSSEFTPEGHHVVGLMTEWSKGNAKEVRSQDGDLGGTMRLGSYEAHLAEGSKIAEIYGDRIIHERHRHRYEVNIDYKEKLEACGLNFAGLSPDGVLPETVEIADHPWFIAVQYHPELKSRPFAPHPLFKSFIEAAVEQSRLV
- the secG gene encoding preprotein translocase subunit SecG, producing MESVLIVIHLLLVGALVVVVLLQRSEGGALGIGGGGGGGFMSGRSAANLLTRTTAILATGFFLTSLGLTILAGMKSKPSDVLDQVPVVEQNQAEPATDADGTPKGGVLDELNKIQESTTGSQPSGPQVPTSQ
- the tpiA gene encoding triose-phosphate isomerase, whose translation is MSIKPLVAGNWKMNGLKASAAELDALIEGYDADLAAKADTMICPPFTLVASFAEKAADSAVAIGAQDCHFNVSGAHTGDTSAEMLKDAGASAIIVGHSERRADHAESNEIVNAKAKAVWDQGLVAIICVGETEAERKSGETLNVVGFQLEGSIPEGATAANTVIAYEPVWAIGTGLTPTAADVAEVHKFMRDELVKAFGAEGANMRLLYGGSVKAANADELMAVANVDGALVGGASLKAADFLGILAAYK